In the Drosophila virilis strain 15010-1051.87 chromosome 4, Dvir_AGI_RSII-ME, whole genome shotgun sequence genome, TCGTGGTAACGATAGGTTGCACCAGCGAACAGGACAAACACCTCGAAAGTGGGATTATGCAACGCCGCTGACTCAATTGCGCAAGCCTGGCGCGCCGTCAGCTGTAACATGTTGTTCATCATCTCTGGTTTTGGCCTGACAATGCGCGTGGTCTCGAGAAAAAATATGGTGCGTCCGGGTTTTGGTTTAGGTTCCGTCAGCAGCACATCTTTGAGCGGTCTGGGAACATTTGTACTGTTGGATTGCAGCTGCGCCTGCTTCCATATGAAATATGTTATCTCCTTTTTCACGTCTCGTTGGAATGTGTAAGTAAGAATTATGCCGCTTACAAGCAGTCCAAAAAGCGCTAGAATTAATTTTCGTCGAATCTTTGCAAAAATCCTCAACGGAAAAAACGTCAAACGTAATGTCATGTTAATGCCGCGAGGTGTATGCAAATACTGAGAGTTAACCAAACACAAGCGTATCCAATTAATGAGTATTTGTGTTGGCACACTCTATCTAGACAAAATAATGAAATGGACCTTATGAAATTGCGATTAAATATGTTACGGttactgcagcagcagtattttaaatgtaataGTTATTATGAATCAACTTAATACCAGGGCGGCAAACCCCAAAACCTTTAAGTTTGGCTGGTGTAGGCTTAGCTTCCGGCTGAGTCTCCATTTTCCATTACACGTTTGAACCAAAATATCTTTGACAAAATATGGCTCCCAGAAAGATTCTGCTTATATTATAATAGAAAAACTATTTGGAATTCCTGTGCAAGCCCGGTTTGTTGTTGAGACGTTTTTCGCCCATGGATAATATCCTTTTTTCCAGTATTCGCATTCTTCTTTGATAGCTACCCAATAGatctattatttttatcatttaattcATCGCATTTTAGTATATCAAAACttgttttaacaaaaaaagttttatgcGAGATTTCTGTTACAAAAAATACCAGTAGAAATTACCATgctaaatatgtgtatataattaaCTAAGAAATGgttgcatagaaacagaatATTTATGGATCAGCTTTTGTATTTCGCTGGAAAAAATCGCACTTtaattgtttacaaatttcTCTTAagctgttaaaaaaaaatctcccTACAAATATTTACCCGCTGCAGCATACGCCCGAGGACAATTTTTTTCTGCATACATGCCATAGGCAGTTCGCGAGCCGACTTTTATGTGAAATAATTTGGAGATCTGATTCCACACGTGCACTAAGTATGAGTCCTTGGTGCGTGCAAGCGTCTGCTGCAAATATTGCGGCTGAAAGAAGTGGCGCCAATTTCTATAGGAAACTGCATAAAACGCAGTATGATTGAACACATTGAAACCCTGACAACGTGTGCGATCCTCCAACAACAGTGAGATATTCGCGGTGCCGCATATCCTCTGTGCTACGCGTGTGATGACACCAGGTCCATTGTGACCCCAGGCATCACCATCGAATTGCTGTTGAAAATCAAGTAGACAAGATTCAGCAAACTTATGCCCAAAACCAGTTGGCGCCATGCTTAAGACCCCATTGGCAACGTGAGTAAAAGACTCGACACCGGCATAGTTCAGGGGCACATCCTCCATGCTACGCAATAGCACCACGTCCATGTCCAAATAGATGCCACCATAACGATAAAGGGTTATCAGCCGCAGTAGATCAGATACGTGATGAATCGGAAATCTAAACAACACGGATACATATAGTTTGTTACAAAGTAAGAGCTAGTTACGTCTCACCTGGAGCTAAACAGTTCCCCATATTTTACCCAATCCTCAATAGGTGTACCGGTCACATAACGTCTAAGATTTAATTGACGAAGCTGCACATTTTTATAGCTTAGAATTGCATCGATGATAGGCTGCTGGTGCTGGCTGCTGTTCTCGTGGTAACGATAGGTGGGACCAGCGAACAGGACAAACACCTCGAAATTGGGATTATGCAACGCCGCTGACTCAATTGCGCAAGCCTGACGCGCCGTCAGCTGTAACATGTTGTTTATCATCTCAGGTTTTGGCCTGACAGTGCGCGAAGTCTCGAGAAAAAATATAGTACGTCCGGGTTTTGGTTTAGGTTCCGTCAGCAACACATCTTTGAGCGGTCTGGGAACATTTTTACTAATGGACTGTAGCTTCGCTTGTTTCCATATGAAATATGTCGTCTCCTTTTCCACGTCTCGTTGGTATGTGTAGGTAAGGATTATGCCGCCTACAAGCAGTCCAAAAAGCGCTAGAACTAAGTTTAGTCGAACCTTTGGAAGAAACTTGTGAGGAAATAGCGTCAAACTTATTGCCATCTTGATGCTGCGAGATGTATGCAAATACTGAGAGTGTTAGCCAAGCAATATGCGTATCCAATTAATGTGTATTTGTTGCGCACCCTATAGCAAGACAAATGGCTTCTTGATATTGTGCTTACAAATGTAACGACTAATCGAAGATGTCTAAACTCTATAGATAGTATGAATTACAAgatatacaataaaaataaattttgataaataaatagtgTTTGATCACTTTAAAGTTGGACTTAGGGAattattttcgatttttgcaTTATTCCTTGCATAACAAAACATTAAATACGCAACGTTTGTAATCCTCCAGCTACTGACTCAATTACGCAGACCTACCGCGCCGTCAATTTCAATACATTGTGCTTTTAAAGCTGGAActcattaaataataaaataatggtTTTGCACAAATGTGTATAAACAGAGTGAAGATTTTGCGCCCTGcacaatttgtataaaatcTATACAGAATTTACGGTTTTTAAACATATCCCGTACAGAGATATctaatatatcaaatatccCCCATTGCcttattattcaaaaataaatgaattgttGGGCGAATAGGGCAGCAAATAGTCGTAAATTGATAGTGGGGCAgtaataagaaaaatacatttttacattttttattgaatattcaCAGACATTCACagattaatttatttaccaTATTGTACATATAAAGGTTTGTATATAATAGAAGAACTTCTCAAAGTGGTgtacagaaaaaaaattacatatgAGTTATAAAATTATCTGAGCTCAGTGTACTGAGATTCGAATTAATTTAAAGattatttttgaattatatgaaattataatatattatctATTAAAAATCCATTTAATGGGACAGtcaaaaacacattttattcgaatacccttgcaaacaGTACCATAATTTAGTATTTATTGACTATAGACAtgtgtataaaaatgtatgaGATTTTGTGTCTAtaaattttggttttgttcAATGCTcaccaaaaaaacaattagTAAATATGTGTTGTTTCGATAGACCTATCAATTTTCTATTCCAAAAGTTGATAAACAGAAGAGTCTTACGGGCGGAAAGTTGTAGAACAAACTTTCCACGCTACAGACTCTTAAAAAAGAAGAACAGAAccatttaataatattaatatcgaATTGGTTCGTAATTGTTTGCAACGATATTAAGTCTTTGACAAGCCAAAGCTGTAGATTTAtgtagatatttatattttaaacacatttaaattcaatttttgatatacatgcatgtcatacatttaagtatatttttcgtttttgtacGTTCATTTAATGTAATATGTGATGCAATGTAATAATTGGTttggaaaaagaaaataaataaataaatggaataTGTTGGGTCCGTTGAACCACCATTTTGTGCTGACTAAATGTTGGTAATTCATATAAAATTTGGAATGCGCGTTGCTAGCATATTAAACAATTGAACTTAACTTACCTAAGTCTCTCTAACTCTTTGGTATGTTGAACTATATTTCAATAGTTTTTTAGAAATATTCACCCGCTGCTGCATACGCCTTGGGACAATGCTGCTCCGCATACTTGCCGTAGGCGGTACTCGATCCGACCTTGATGGCCAGCTGTTTGGAGTGCTTGTTCCACACGTGCACCAAGTATGAGTCCTTCGTGTGTTCCAGAGTCTGCTCGAGCAGCTGGGGCTCGAAGAAATGCCGCCAATGCTTCCAGGGTACAGCATAAAACGCATTGCGATCGAATACCTTGAAGCCAAGGCAGCGTTTCCGATCTTCCAGCATCAGTGAGATATCTTGTGTGCCACAAATCTGTTGTGCCACACGCGTTATAACCCCAGGCCCATTGTTGCCCCAGTCACTACCGTCGAAATGCAGCTGAAAATCACGCAGGCAAGACTCGGCAATCTCATGACCAAAACCAGTGGGGGCTAGACTCATTACGCCAGCGGCCAAATGTGTATTGGACTCGGCGCCCGTAAAATTTGGCGGCACATCCTCCATGCTGCGTAGCATTACTACATCCATGTCCAAATAAATACCGCCATAGCGATAAAGCGTTAGAAATCTTAAAAAATCTGATATATGCGAGAAAAGATAGCTGAAAGGCACACATTCAGTCACATAGAGGTTCGTTAGCCAAAAACTAAAATCTGATTGTGCTCACCTTGACCGAAACAAGCGTCCATCCTTTAGCCACTCCTCAATAGGCGTGCCGGCCGCATAGCGCCAAAGATTTAACTGTCGAAGCTGCACATTTTTGTAGCTTAGAATGGCATCGATGATCGGCTGCTGGcgttggctgctgttgctgaggTGTCGATAGGTGGGACCAGCGAACAGCACAAACACTTGAAAATTCGGATTATGCAATGCGGCAGATTCAATGGCACATGCCTGGCGCGCCGTTAACTGCAACATGTTGTACTGTAAATCAGGACTTTGGCCATGACGCTGTCTTCTTCGTTTTGGTCTGTGACAACTTGTTTCATGAAAGAATATGCTACGGCCAGGTATTGGCTTGGGATCTGTTGACAGCACATCTTCCAAAATCTTTGGAACAGGCACAGCAGCGTCCGTCAAAGGGCCACTGGAAGCCGACTCTGTTTGCTCCCTCTCAATAAAACAAAGTTGCACATCCGACTGCCATCTATAATTTAAGAGTATGCCGCCTAAAAGCAGGACAATTAGCGCTAGGAATAGCAGCCGCAGCCGTCCATTGTGCAGAAAACGCGATAACAACAGCGGCAAGCGTAGTAACATGGCGATGCAGCCTGATCGTAaggtatatacacacatggaATGTTGCTttgattattataaatatgtaccTGAGCCATCTGTTGTGTACTTactcaatatttatttaagcaattTCATTGCGTTATCATAATTGCACAGCTgggtaaataaaatgtataattaatgtacacatatatacgtatacaGAGTTTAAGTTCGGTTTAGTTTACTACTGGAATCAACGTCCAGCGGCGAAGAGTATGTATCTTGcctaaaatattaaataattaagaaataaaattcgAATAACAGTGCCAAATGAGTAAATTCTTTAAGATGAGGGTCTGCGACTGTGGGGTGGTTATTGTTTAGTATAAATAGTTCCGTTAGTAAGAAATGTCGATTTATGTTGATCAATCTGCGTAGTTTTACACAAGGAAACTATTTCCGGTGGTGGAAAATAGTTATATTGCCTAGAAAACTACAtacgaagaaaataaaacttatataGCAGAGCCAAATGAGTAAATTCAACATGACCTGTTATCGGCAATGCAATAAGCTAAGCGTTTGATAGTTTTGGACTATCGTTTAAACATCTTATTAAATATCGTATAATTTCACcgcaaaaattgtatttgcatggaaataacatttaattttaacattGGATTGCACTAgacattttattattgtacTGAATTATTATATACTCAATTATACTTAGCTGAACTATTTAAATATCGAACTATTTCTTTATAAGTGGTAAAGGTGGAAAAGTAAAGGAGAAACGTTTGGCGCTTGACAGCATCACGTTTTAGAATATGATATAATCTGTGCTTGCGCGTTTTATTAAGGTTGAATTAAATGATTTTGATCTCTTAATATAACGGATTGGTGGTCCTGAAAAGGACCGATTGGTGTCAACATAAATTCTACTTTCCTTTTTTAACCCCCAAAACCGTACAGGGTACGGCCTTGTCTTTTCAGCGCATAAACAACATCCATGGCTGTGACTGTCTTCCTCTTGGCGTGCTCGGTGTATGTGACCGCATCACGGATGACATTCTCCAAGAAAACCTTTAGAACACCGCGAGTTTCCTCATAAATAAGACCAGAAATACGTTTTACGCCACCACGACGAGCTAAACGCCGGATAGCTGGTTTCGTGATGCCCTGGATATTATCACGCAACACTTTGCGATGACGTTTTGCGCCTCCTTTACCCAAGCCTTTGCCACCTTTACCACGACCAGTCATTTTTCACTTTCGTTTTTTTACTTCACTTTACACCACGAATGTCACAGAGATACTAATGCTAGCTCTTCGGGCAGCGCTTATATTTataccaaaaaatcaaaaagacGAGCGAGTAAAAACATATTTCCATCTCGCTCACATACTACCCTTGTAACATATTCGACAAAACGGCGAACAGCGAATATATCGATCTCTTTCTAACTTATCACTCATTTTCTATATAAGCGATACACAAACGAGACGCACgattattgtgtttttaacAGTGACAGTGTGAAGTTAGAATTGTGAAAGAAAGATGGCTCGTACTAAGCAGACTGCTCGTAAATCAACTGGAGGAAAGGCTCCTCGGAAACAGTTGGCTACTAAGGCAGCACGTAAAAGTGCTCCAGCAACTGGTGGTGTGAAGAAACCTCATCGCTATAGGCCAGGCACTGTTGCCCTGCGTGAAATTCGTCGCTACCAGAAGAGCACGGAACTGCTTATTCGCAAGTTGCCGTTCCAGCGTTTAGTACGCGAAATTGCTCAGGACTTCAAGACCGACTTACGTTTCCAGAGCTCGGCTGTGATGGCTTTGCAGGAAGCTAGCGAAGCCTATCTAGTTGGCCTATTCGAAGATACAAACTTGTGTGCTATCCACGCTAAGCGTGTCACCATCATGCCCAAGGACATTCAACTGGCCAGACGTATTCGAGGAGAGCGCGCTTAAGTTATACCTCGTCcctaatatataaatatccgACAAATCGGTCCTTTTCAGgaccacaaaatatttttagcaaGGAGATTCTTATTTtcgtataaatatattattctttataaaatgtaacaataaataaataaggcATAACAATATTTGCTTTACCTCATTGTATCTTAAAGATAAATCCATATGCATATTTTGGGTTCAATCGAAAATTCCTTCATTATGTTCCACCTACAAATTATATGTAAACGCATAGATGATTTTCTGATAAGCTGTATAAGGCATTTGGTTTGGGCCTCAACGCACAATAAATTGTGCTACAAGAGATACTTCCTGgattacgaaaaaaaaaaacaactaaggGCTTGATGGATTTTACACAGAAATGTCatatggatttcgcatattttattaatCT is a window encoding:
- the LOC6627857 gene encoding lactosylceramide 4-alpha-galactosyltransferase, producing MAISLTLFPHKFLPKVRLNLVLALFGLLVGGIILTYTYQRDVEKETTYFIWKQAKLQSISKNVPRPLKDVLLTEPKPKPGRTIFFLETSRTVRPKPEMINNMLQLTARQACAIESAALHNPNFEVFVLFAGPTYRYHENSSQHQQPIIDAILSYKNVQLRQLNLRRYVTGTPIEDWVKYGELFSSRFPIHHVSDLLRLITLYRYGGIYLDMDVVLLRSMEDVPLNYAGVESFTHVANGVLSMAPTGFGHKFAESCLLDFQQQFDGDAWGHNGPGVITRVAQRICGTANISLLLEDRTRCQGFNVFNHTAFYAVSYRNWRHFFQPQYLQQTLARTKDSYLVHVWNQISKLFHIKVGSRTAYGMYAEKNCPRAYAAAGKYL
- the LOC6627856 gene encoding lactosylceramide 4-alpha-galactosyltransferase; the protein is MLLRLPLLLSRFLHNGRLRLLFLALIVLLLGGILLNYRWQSDVQLCFIEREQTESASSGPLTDAAVPVPKILEDVLSTDPKPIPGRSIFFHETSCHRPKRRRQRHGQSPDLQYNMLQLTARQACAIESAALHNPNFQVFVLFAGPTYRHLSNSSQRQQPIIDAILSYKNVQLRQLNLWRYAAGTPIEEWLKDGRLFRSSYLFSHISDFLRFLTLYRYGGIYLDMDVVMLRSMEDVPPNFTGAESNTHLAAGVMSLAPTGFGHEIAESCLRDFQLHFDGSDWGNNGPGVITRVAQQICGTQDISLMLEDRKRCLGFKVFDRNAFYAVPWKHWRHFFEPQLLEQTLEHTKDSYLVHVWNKHSKQLAIKVGSSTAYGKYAEQHCPKAYAAAGEYF
- the LOC138911217 gene encoding histone H3; translation: MARTKQTARKSTGGKAPRKQLATKAARKSAPATGGVKKPHRYRPGTVALREIRRYQKSTELLIRKLPFQRLVREIAQDFKTDLRFQSSAVMALQEASEAYLVGLFEDTNLCAIHAKRVTIMPKDIQLARRIRGERA
- the LOC6627855 gene encoding histone H4, producing MTGRGKGGKGLGKGGAKRHRKVLRDNIQGITKPAIRRLARRGGVKRISGLIYEETRGVLKVFLENVIRDAVTYTEHAKRKTVTAMDVVYALKRQGRTLYGFGG